From the Dethiosulfovibrio russensis genome, the window CGGGATGTGGAATTCCTCCAACTTGATAAAGATGGCGGACGACGCCCTTTACGAGGCCAAACGCAGAGGCAAAAACAGGATCTGCTTCTATAGCGACGAAGGAATGGAGGAAATTTCCTCAGTACGAAGCTATCAGGATCTTGCCTGATAGGACAAAACGTGTTAGAATTCCTCTCGTCGATCTGGAGGGGTGTCCGAGTGGTCGAAGGTGCTTGCTTGGAGAGCAGGTGTACCGCAAGGTACCGTGGGTTCGAATCCCACCCTCTCCGCCAGATGATTGAGCCGTCGTGCCTGGCACGACGGCTTTTTTGTTTTTCCGAGCTTGATCTGTTGTATGATGGTATGTGTTTTAGAGATCTTTTGAGAGGAGGTCCGTCGTGGATTTTAGATCTATTTTATCGCTGGCGGTCTTGGCCGCGTTGTTGCTGTTTCTTAAGTTCGTAAAGGATAAATCCGCATCTGGGGAGGATGTCTCCCGGCATCTCGCCTTTCTTAATCGGCTGCGGTCATGGGGGAAAAAGGTCATTTTATCGGTTTTACTTGCCTTGATAGTCCTAGTTGGAGCTCTGGACGGGATATACATCGTACCGTCCGGTTCTGAGGGAGTGCTTTTCCGTCTGGGAGAGGTCAAGTTCGTCGCGGAACAGGGGCCTCATGTTAAGATCCCCTTTGTCGATGTAGTAGAGGTAGTTAATACCGAAAACATCCGTCGTTTCGAGTACGGATACAGGACGGTAAGCGTAGGACCTCCCGCCAGGTATAGAGACGTTCCCGATGAATCGAAGATGTTGACCAGGGACAACAAGATCATAGAGATAGACTGGGTCCTTCAGTATCAGATATCCGATCCGGTCGACTACGTAACCCATATCCCCGAGAATCAAGGCATGAGGGAGAGGATGATAAGGGATATAGCCGAATCCTTCATGAGGGAGGTTATAGGGGCTAGGATCCTGGACGACGTTCTGACGAAGGAAAAACAGGCTATCCAGACCGAGGTCAGAAAAGGTCTCCAGGACAAGATGAACGCTCTCTCCACAGGGATTTTCGTTTCTTCCATCTCATTGCAGGACGTCATTCCCCCTCAAGCGGTGCAAAAAGCCTTCAACGCGGTCAACTCGGCCAGAGCGGAAAAGGAGAGAATGATACTGGAGGCCGAGCGTTACGCAAAGGAAATAGCCTCGGAGATGGCTGGAGACGTCGAGAGGATCCTTAACGAGGCTAACGCCTACGCCTTTCGAAGGGTGGCTCTGGCGGAGGGAGACGTCGCTAGACTCAGCGCTTTGAACGAAGCCTACAGGGTCGATCCCGATCTGGTAAAGCTGAACCTCTGGATGGAGACTATGACCGATGTGTGGAAGGAAATCAATCCTCTGTTTCTTCGCTCCTCCGAGTCCCTGAAGTTTCTGCCTTTGGATCGGTTTATCGAGCCTTCCGAAAAAGACGCCAAAGGCGATTGAGGAGGTGGAGGAATGACTAAACAGCTCAAAGCCGTGTCTATTATTGGAGTTATGCTACTTCTTATGCTAGTCCTTTACGGTTCCTTTTACGTGGTTCGTCAGGATGAGCAGGTAGTGATACTCAGGCTGGGAGAGATAGTCTCGACCAGGCGAGAGCCCGGAATAGCCTTCAAGGTCCCTGTCTTCGACACGGTGGTGAAATACACTAAAAGGCTTATAGAGTACGACGCCCATCCAGTTTCGGTGGTGATGGCCGATAAAAAAAATCTCATATTCGATTCCATCGCGGTCTTCCAGATAACCGATCCGGCCACCTTCAGAAAGAGGGTCCGAACCATATCCGCCGTCCAACAGAGGCTGGACGACTCGGTGTATGCCGCCGTCAGAGCCGTCGCAGGGCAGGTTACCTTCGACGAGATCCTCTACCTCAAGAGGGAGGAAGCGGAGGCTCAGGCTCTCAGGATCGCGGCGGAGGAGAGCGAGAAATACGGCGTCACCATAAGGACCGTGGAATTCAAGAGACTGTTTCTCCCTCAGGAGAACGAGGAGGCCGTCTATCGCTCGATGGAGGCGGAGAGAAACAGGATGTCCGCTCAGCTGAGGTCGGAGGGAAAGGCCGAGGCCATGAAGCTGCGCTCCGCAGCTGACAGAAACAGGGTGGAGGTCTTGGCCTCTGCCATGAAAGAGGCCGAGCAGATCAAGGGAGAGGGCGACATGAAGGCTCAGAAACTGTTAAGCAACGCCAATCGTGCCGTCAAGGGCCTTTATCCCTTCATGAAAAGGTTGGAGTTCTATAGAGAGGTTCTGCCGGGCAGAAACGTTATAGTCGAGAGCGAAGAGGGGATCTTCGAGGGCATGGACCGCCCCTGACGTATTGTAGCTTCAGCTTTTGTGCTATACTTTGTCGAGAAAACAGAATACCCGACATCTCTAGATCAGGGAATCCGGTTAGACTCCGGAGCGGCCCCGCCACTGTAAGTTCGAATTTCGAACGAGCCAGAATGCTGTTCTCGAGATGACGATGTGTATCTGCGTGGGCGGAATTCACATGGTGTCTCTGGAGGCCCCGTGGCGATCTCGCTTCGGGGCCTCTTTGGTCATAATATATCGGGAAAGGTGATGTGTTTTTTGAAAAAGTTGGTGTCGGTTTTGTTGCTGTTTTCTGCGATCTTCGTCGCTGGTGTCGCGTGGGGAGATGATTCGGTGAGCAAGAAAGGCGTATTGATGGTATCTTTCGGAACGACCGTTCCGTCCGGTCAGAAGGCGATAGATAACCTTTTTGCGACCCTCAAGTCGGTCTGTCCCGACAAGGAAGTTCGACTGGCCTATACGTCCAACATAATCAGGCGTAAATTGGCTAAAGAAGAGAATAAGATGATCGATAGTCCTATGATTGCCCTGTCTAAGATGAGGGACGAGGGGTTCACCGACGTCGTGGTGGTCTCCACTCACATTATCCCTGGGGAGGAGTATGGAGACCTGGAGGAGATCGTCAGAGCCTTCCAGTCGGTCAGGGGAAAGTACGGTTTCGATCGTCTGGTGCTGAGCGAACCTTTGCTGTATCATGAGGAAGACTTCGAGGCTATGGCCGGTTTCCTCGACAGGACCTACGGCGATAAAGTCGACGAGGACAGCGTCGTGGTCCTGATGGGACACGGTACCCCCGATTTCGCCAACGCCGCATACGGCCATCTCCAGACGGTTCTGGAGTCGTCGCTCCCCGGTTTTATCGTGGGAACCGTCGAGGGGGCTCCTACTCTGGACGACGTCCTGCTTCGTCTGAAGGCTAAGGGAGCTCGTAAGGCGACCTTGGCTCCATTCATGATAGTCGCCGGAGACCATGCCACCAACGATATGGCCGGTCCCGAGGATGATTCCTGGGTCACAGTGATCAAAGGCGACGGGTATCGAGTATCCTCCGTCCTGAAAGGTCTGGGCGAATACGACGAGATCGGTGCCATGCTGGTCCGGAAGTACCGGGCTGCCGCCGGAGATGGCTTTTAAGGGCACCTTGGATCGATTTTAGTCTCTGCGTCCGAAGCCTGTTTCAGGTTTCGGACGCCTGTTTTTTATCTATTGAAATGTAGGGGGAGGAACCGTCTTGAGGATTACCGATCGTATAAGGCAGGATAGGAAGAGAGCCTTTCTATGTGGGTCCCTTCTCTTGGTCGCCTTGATCGCCTTGTTCTTTTGGCGTATAACCTCTGGAGACGTCGACCTGTCTCTTTCGGATGTGGCAGGGGCCCTCCTGGGGTGGGGATCGAACGATCAGGCCCATGTAATCGTCAGGGTGGTGAGGCTTCCCAGGATAATGGCCTCCATGGGGGCCGGGGCGTCTCTAGCTGTCTCCGGAGTCGTTCTCCAAGCCCTTCTCGCCAACCCCCTGGCTGAGCCCTACACTCTAGGGATAGCCTCAGGCGCGGCTTTCGGGGCGTCTTTGGCGATATTGTCGGGCTGGGTCGTTACGATATCGGCTTTTGCCGGAGCCCTCGTAGCCTTGGCTTTGGTGATGGCCATCTCCTGGCGTTCCGGCGGGTCCACGGGACACACCGTCCTGGCCGGGATAGTAGTGGGGTCCTCTCTATCCGCCGGGGTAACCTTGGCGAAAGCCCTGGCCGGGGATAAAGTGGCTGGGATAGTCTTCTGGCTCATGGGAGGGTTCGCCGGAGCTTCCTGGGGAAGCGTCTTTTGGGTCTGGTTAGGTGTCTTGATCGTCTCTTCGTCTTTGTTCTTCTCCTCCGATCTGGATGCGCTTTCCCTGGGAGGAAATAACGGAGCGGTACTGGGAGTCGACGAGAGGGTGCTGAGGCCTTTGTTGGCGGTTGCCGCGGCTTTCTCTGCCGCCTCCGTGGTCTCCTTTTTCGGGGTGATCGGTTTCGTCGGCCTCGTCGTCCCGCATCTCGTGAGAATATCCATAGGCGCCTCTCACAGAGTTCTTCTTCCCCTGTCGATGTTGACCGGGGCTCTTCTTCTTTCCGGAGCGGATGGAATCGTCCGGGAGCTGGGAGAGCTGCCGGTAGGTGTCCTGACCTCTCTGGTAGGAGGCCCTTTTTTCTGCTGGATCCTTATAAGAGAGAGGGGAAGGGGATGACTTCACTGGTACTGGACAACGTCTCCGCCCTGTATCCAAGCGGCGGTGGCGTGACCTCCATATCGGCCGAGGCCAGGGGCGGAGAGATAACCGTTTTGATAGGTCCTAACGGAAGCGGCAAAAGCACTCTGTTGAAGGCTATAGCAGGGTTGATAGACTATGACGGTTCGATCAGGCTGAACGGCGTCGACATGGAAAGCATGGGCCGAAGGTCGAGGGCCGCTCTCTTCGCCGTGGTCGATCAGATCCCCTCCATGAACTATCCCTTTTCCGTGACCGAGGTCTTGGCTATGGGTCGTCTACCTCACGGCAGGGACGAGCCGAGAAAAAACTCGACACTGAGAAGCGTCCGTAGAGCGGCAACCGCCATGGACCTGTCGGATCTCTGTAATAGACCGGTTACGGAGCTTTCCGGAGGGGAAAGACAGAGGGTGGCCATCGCGAGAGCTATCGTCCAGGATAGCCCGATTATGCTGATGGACGAGCCTTCCTCCGCACTGGACCCCGGTCACGTGTCCTCTCTCTTCTCGTCCCTTAGGGATATGACTAACCGGGGTCGTGCCGTTATCGTCACGGTTCACGACGTCAATCTGGCGGCCATGTTCGCCGATAAGGTCTGGCTTATGGACGAAGGTCGTTTGGTGAGATATGGAAACCCGGAGGATATCCTCTCTCGGGAGAGACTGTCCAAGGTCTACGGAGTTGACTTTCGTCGGTATGACGGAGAAAGGGGGAAGTCTCTTTGGTTTTTCGAGCTGGATTGATGGCTTTGTATCTGTTCTTCGCAGGAGCTGCCTTTGCCCGAGGGGATATAGTCGTTCATGACGACCTGGGGAACTCGGTATCTCTCCCCGGTCCCGCCACGAAGGTGGTCTCTCTCTATGCAGGACATAGTGAGACACTGCTGGCCATGGGCTATGGGGATCGGTTGGTGGCGGTGTCTCAAAGCGACGATGGAGAGCTTTTCCCGGGAATACCCAGGTTGCCTCGTAACTTCGATCCCGAGTCGATCATAGCGCTGAACCCAGACCTGATCCTATCGAGACCCATGTTGGAGGGGACCCACGGTCGAGCACTCGACGTCCTTCGGCGGACCGGCATCCCCGTGGTGAACCTGGATCCTCCGGTATGGACGTCCCTGTTCGATTACGTCAGGACCATAGGAGAGCTCTTTGGCGATAGAGGCGATGTCCAGGTGG encodes:
- the hflK gene encoding FtsH protease activity modulator HflK: MDFRSILSLAVLAALLLFLKFVKDKSASGEDVSRHLAFLNRLRSWGKKVILSVLLALIVLVGALDGIYIVPSGSEGVLFRLGEVKFVAEQGPHVKIPFVDVVEVVNTENIRRFEYGYRTVSVGPPARYRDVPDESKMLTRDNKIIEIDWVLQYQISDPVDYVTHIPENQGMRERMIRDIAESFMREVIGARILDDVLTKEKQAIQTEVRKGLQDKMNALSTGIFVSSISLQDVIPPQAVQKAFNAVNSARAEKERMILEAERYAKEIASEMAGDVERILNEANAYAFRRVALAEGDVARLSALNEAYRVDPDLVKLNLWMETMTDVWKEINPLFLRSSESLKFLPLDRFIEPSEKDAKGD
- the hflC gene encoding protease modulator HflC, with amino-acid sequence MTKQLKAVSIIGVMLLLMLVLYGSFYVVRQDEQVVILRLGEIVSTRREPGIAFKVPVFDTVVKYTKRLIEYDAHPVSVVMADKKNLIFDSIAVFQITDPATFRKRVRTISAVQQRLDDSVYAAVRAVAGQVTFDEILYLKREEAEAQALRIAAEESEKYGVTIRTVEFKRLFLPQENEEAVYRSMEAERNRMSAQLRSEGKAEAMKLRSAADRNRVEVLASAMKEAEQIKGEGDMKAQKLLSNANRAVKGLYPFMKRLEFYREVLPGRNVIVESEEGIFEGMDRP
- a CDS encoding sirohydrochlorin cobaltochelatase gives rise to the protein MKKLVSVLLLFSAIFVAGVAWGDDSVSKKGVLMVSFGTTVPSGQKAIDNLFATLKSVCPDKEVRLAYTSNIIRRKLAKEENKMIDSPMIALSKMRDEGFTDVVVVSTHIIPGEEYGDLEEIVRAFQSVRGKYGFDRLVLSEPLLYHEEDFEAMAGFLDRTYGDKVDEDSVVVLMGHGTPDFANAAYGHLQTVLESSLPGFIVGTVEGAPTLDDVLLRLKAKGARKATLAPFMIVAGDHATNDMAGPEDDSWVTVIKGDGYRVSSVLKGLGEYDEIGAMLVRKYRAAAGDGF
- a CDS encoding FecCD family ABC transporter permease, producing MRITDRIRQDRKRAFLCGSLLLVALIALFFWRITSGDVDLSLSDVAGALLGWGSNDQAHVIVRVVRLPRIMASMGAGASLAVSGVVLQALLANPLAEPYTLGIASGAAFGASLAILSGWVVTISAFAGALVALALVMAISWRSGGSTGHTVLAGIVVGSSLSAGVTLAKALAGDKVAGIVFWLMGGFAGASWGSVFWVWLGVLIVSSSLFFSSDLDALSLGGNNGAVLGVDERVLRPLLAVAAAFSAASVVSFFGVIGFVGLVVPHLVRISIGASHRVLLPLSMLTGALLLSGADGIVRELGELPVGVLTSLVGGPFFCWILIRERGRG
- a CDS encoding ABC transporter ATP-binding protein, whose translation is MTSLVLDNVSALYPSGGGVTSISAEARGGEITVLIGPNGSGKSTLLKAIAGLIDYDGSIRLNGVDMESMGRRSRAALFAVVDQIPSMNYPFSVTEVLAMGRLPHGRDEPRKNSTLRSVRRAATAMDLSDLCNRPVTELSGGERQRVAIARAIVQDSPIMLMDEPSSALDPGHVSSLFSSLRDMTNRGRAVIVTVHDVNLAAMFADKVWLMDEGRLVRYGNPEDILSRERLSKVYGVDFRRYDGERGKSLWFFELD
- a CDS encoding ABC transporter substrate-binding protein, translating into MVFRAGLMALYLFFAGAAFARGDIVVHDDLGNSVSLPGPATKVVSLYAGHSETLLAMGYGDRLVAVSQSDDGELFPGIPRLPRNFDPESIIALNPDLILSRPMLEGTHGRALDVLRRTGIPVVNLDPPVWTSLFDYVRTIGELFGDRGDVQVDLLARSIKRLFIMAETRREGGKKPVFFLETGEKGIRTCSPDSWAAGILELAGGINGASDASPLREGSPLAPYGMERLIGITPTLDIYIVQQGAMNDVTEKSVSERPWIEILRGKRILFIDERDLSRPSVYRMESTVRRLTDFFFSEDR